The genomic interval GAGGGAGAAACAAGAGATTAACCAAGCAATTGGCCCAGTTGACAATACCAAATATGATCATATTCTTGAGACTTTTGCTGAGAAGCTAGTGAAAGAACATCCTTCACAATCATCATACCTTATGGCTGCTTCTACTGGACCCTTTATCCACACTGATGCAACTGCTTCTGCATCTGCATCTGCATCTGCATCAGCGGCAGCATTCCTTCCTCTTTGGCTTTCAAATTCTAGCACCACCAGTCCCTCACTAGCAATCAGGCCACCTTCCCCTTCTGTTACCCTTAGTCTCTCCCCCTCAATAGCACCTCCTCCCCCTTGGTTGAATGTCACAACACCTCATGGTGATAACATAGTAGTGTTAGAGTTAATAGAGTGCTGTAAGGAGTTGGAAGAAGGACATCATGCTATGGTGGCGCATAGGAAGGAGGCGGCGTGGCTGTTGAGAAGGGTGGAGCAGCAGTTGGAGGAAGAGAAGGCAGGCAGAAGGAGGGAAAAGATGGAGGAAATTGAAGCAAAGATTAAGGCTCTAGGGGAAGAACAGAATGCTGCTTTGGACAGGATAGAAACAGAATATAAAGAACAGTTAGCAGGATTGAGGAGAGATGCAGAAAGCAAGGAGCAGAAGTTGGTTGAGGAATGGAATGCAAAGCACATGAGGGTAATGAAGTACATGGAACGACAACAAGTAGGAGGCAGAATACCCCGAATTGATGAGCCTAATGGAAGATAAATAAAAGGCATTATTCAGAATCCTGCTCTTTGTGTAGTTTGGATTTTGTAGTCCAACTATCTATGTGTATTGATGTACATGTGCAATTTTGCACGAGATGCATCCATCTTCATGAATTGAACTCTGGCTGTGTTCTAATTTTTGCTGCAAACTGTGTTGCAGCTCAAAGAAGGAACGATGCTTTGTTCGGTAAGAAATTGCCTCTCATTTGGGTATCTtgtttatatatacatgtttaTTTCATGCAAGATAGTTCAATTGCAAGCTACTATTTTTGTAgaatggaagagagagaaaataaactTCCTGCAAATGAAATTGTTTCTTTGgttaagagagagaaaatatttaaagaattcaTGGGTTCTTTTGAATCCAATGAACGTTTCAATGGTAGGGAGAGGAAGgtttccttccttcttcaccTTTGCATGGTGCGTTGCATAAACCAATCTCATGGGTGGTTTCCTTATATTTTTGAAGGCCCGTCCAGGGGTTGCCTAGTTTCTGTTGAAATGGTGTGTCCCGTAGGGTTGGGTGTGAAAAACTTTGCATACAGAACTTGGACAGGGTCACAAGAGGTTGTGTTTGACGAACTCCAATGGAGTGTGATACCGGTAGTGGTACGGGTGTAGATGGGAATTACGGTTCTCAAGATAAACCTAAAATAGTTTGTCTTGAAAAAGAGATGTCTTGTATCTCAAATCAAGAGAGGGTgagttgaattttgttttaaaaattgatgttttcaaaagcttttcaaAGTTTTTAGCTTTCTTGAAATCCATAAAACAACAATTGATGAATCAACTATACAAAAGAAATGATAGAGGAAGATTCACACAATCAATTTGTATCGGTTTGACTAAGTTTACATTCAGTCTTCCTTCAATAAACTTATTTGAAAGGAATCCACTAAAATGATAGAGTTTATAAAAATACAGAGATATCTCCTATAAATGTACTTCTCCCCGCACTCAAAATAATTATAGCAAAACAAGAGATGAACACCTTTACACTCTTATCACATAGAGAACAATCACAACTTTCACATAGAACACTCACACTTCTCTACCCTGCCACACCAATAATGTAGAGTGAATCAAAATTTGTTCAGCACACTTTCTTGATAGAATCTTGATGTATATGAAACCCAAATTGATCCTTGATTCTTCAAGACACTTCCTGGACGtaatcaaaattcaataaaacagTTAGTTATGAAATTGATTACTATTGAATTGTTTGAAACAGCACAAAGGACAGTTGTAGGATTTTATGAATCTTCacacaatataatttattaagaaacTTATGTAATCtgttaagaaattttaaaatgataactaaattaattaattcattaaattatcACTAGTCATAAATATGGTTTCTAATTTGTCTATTAGGATTCAATATTGAcgaaaacaaatcataaaaaggCCCTTGACCTTTTTCCAATATTTTCAAACATGTCAGATAAAAAATCGAGGTCATATTCCTCCTTTGACATCTGATAAAACGATCGAAACATAAAGGTAAGTCATATAAGCaccaatttaaatttttcaatactGTACAGGTTGATCATGGCCTTAGTTCACCTTAGAATTGATGCCATAGAATCTTGAGATTCCCCACTGCAAAGAGATATGTTAGATTTTTCATATTCTAAACATATCTATGACATTGGTTCTTTACATAATTATTGCCATATGGTCTTCAGTTTGTACCCTGTAAAAGAAACTTCAAACTATTCAGGTTGTTCTAATTTTATTGATCAAGATCCGTCGCTCTAGGTATacatttaaaaagatattatattattattttaaaatatttatctatctaatatacaaatatattttatgagaCTTGTGAGGAATGATTGTAAAAtatctaaaatcaaaattaaagttttaacttaattattttaaaaatgtaatgaCCAAGTCAATTAATCAGTGCATGAATGTATGGTTATATGATTAGATTCTATATTGATTAAAGTGATGATATGTTCACATTAGTGCAAAAATGCTATTTAACATCACCTCTTAGTCGTCAGTTAAGGGTAAGtacgacgtatattgatgaccgatggcattttcgtaaataagttggtcatatagacgtcaattaGAAGGTGCCTcgacgtttataatattttagacgtcggagtccctcctaactgacgtctatatgtctgacaggtgggtgaaaatcagtcatatagacgtcagttaggaggggcctcgacgtctatatgccggaaattaatggctattcacctacctgtcagaaatatagacgtcagttgggaGAGTCCcaacttctaaagcactttagacgtctgttattctGGGAACCGatgtctaaaccctaaatccagaaattcaaaaagtcactttttgactccatttaNacgtctgatcccgccactccgacttctaaagcactttagacgtctgttattctGGGAAGCGatgtctaaaccctaaatc from Vigna radiata var. radiata cultivar VC1973A chromosome 9, Vradiata_ver6, whole genome shotgun sequence carries:
- the LOC106773607 gene encoding transcription factor AS1, with product MKERQRWKAEEDALLCAYVREYGPREWNLVSHRMNTPLNRDAKSCLERWKNYLKPGIKKGSLTEEEQRLVIRLQAKHGNKWKKIAAEVPGRTAKRLGKWWEVFKEKQQREKQEINQAIGPVDNTKYDHILETFAEKLVKEHPSQSSYLMAASTGPFIHTDATASASASASASAAAFLPLWLSNSSTTSPSLAIRPPSPSVTLSLSPSIAPPPPWLNVTTPHGDNIVVLELIECCKELEEGHHAMVAHRKEAAWLLRRVEQQLEEEKAGRRREKMEEIEAKIKALGEEQNAALDRIETEYKEQLAGLRRDAESKEQKLVEEWNAKHMRVMKYMERQQVGGRIPRIDEPNGR